The genomic window TTTTGGAATTTACTAAACCCGCGGTACAACTCTTCTGCAATGTCCATTGAACCTTCTTTTCCAATTGGCTTGCCAGCTATTTCACTTGTGGATACACCAATAACAAATAACTTGTTTTGCAAAGCAGGAACACGGTTCTGAAACGCCTGTAAGCCGTCGAATAAACGCTCTTCAATAGTCATTAGCGATGTGTGTCTTCATAGCTTAAAATTTTGCCAATTCGATTCGCATGCCGTCCGCCTTCAAACGCTTCCCCTAGCCATGTCCGCACAATTTCTCCAGCCAGTCCTGGACCAATAACGCGTTCACCCATTGAAATCATATTCGTATCATTATGCTGTCTTGTTGCTTTTGCACTGAACACATCGTGTACAAGGGCACAGCGGATGCCTTTCACCTTGTTTGCCGCTATCGACATACCAATTCCTGTACCGCATACGAGAATTCCGCGATCAAATTCACCTGCTGCTACTTTTTCAGCAACAGGAAGAGCATAATCAGGATAATCAACGGACCCTTCACAATTACAACCAAAATCTTCATAAGCAAACCCTAAGTCTTTTATTACGGCAATGAGTTCGTCTTTTAAACGAGTTCCACCATGATCGGAAGCAATAGCTATTTTCATCTCGTACACTCCTTCGTTTTTACCACTACAAAAAGCGCCTGTTTAGGACGCTTCTATTGGTTTGATTCTATTGTAAACTTTTCGATCGTTGTCTTCAATTCCTTGGCTTGATTTGATAAGTCTTTTGATAACGTTTCAATCTCACTTAACGCCACCGTCTGTTCTTCTGTCATCGCCGTGACTTCTTGTGCACCAGCAGAGGTTTGCTCTGCAATCGCAGCTACTTCCTCTGTTTTCACCGAGCTCGCTTCAATGGATTGCTTCTGCTTGTCCGACAAAGTAGAAATAATTTCAATTATATCTGTAACGGTTTTGGCAGATGATTCCATCTCCAAAAGTGCCGTTGTCGTTTTTTCACCTTGCTCCGTCTGAATTCTTGCAACATCTACTTGTTCTTCAATGTTCTTAACAACTTGTTTCACTTCTTCTTGAATAGTCGTAATTAATTGATTGATGGATTCAACCGCTTGTGTGCTTTCGTCAGCCAGCTTCCGAACTTCACTCGCTACCACCGCGAACCCGCGCCCATGCTCCCCAGCACGAGAAGCTTCAATAGAGGCATTTAAAGCAAGTAAGTTTGTTTGCTTAGCGATGGCACCAACAACTGCCGTAATCCCTTCTACCTCTTGCGCTTGTTCTTCAAGACGGTGAACCGAATCAAGTGAATGCTCTTGCTTCGTTGTTAGGTCGCCTATTCCTTTTACAAGATTCGTCGTCATGACCCTACTTGTTTCAAGAAGCTGCCCCATTTCTGACGCTTGCTTTGATGACAAGGAGGCTTTTTCTTGCATCTCGTTTGCCATTTCAGTAGTCGTTTCGAGAGAGAAGACGGTTTCTTGAATGGCTTGTGCAGCATTTTCTGCTCCACTAGCAATTTCGCCCATTGTAAAGCCGATTTGCTCCGCTTGAGAGGAGGAAGTAGCTGTAGCTATACCTAATTGCTGAACTCGCTCATCTGTTTCAACGAAGTTCCGATCGATTTCACGAACCATTCCATTCAAATTTGTGAGCATTTTATTATATGCGACACCTAATGCACGCAGTTCGTCATCTGACTTTGATAATTCGACTGTTTGATCTATGACACCAGCTGCCGCCTCTGTAACCGCTTGTTCTAACTGGGCCAAAGGTTTCGTTATAATATTCGATAGAAAATAACCGAGTATGCCACTCCAGACTACACCCGCTAGCAGAACAAGTAATGTGAGCCAAGCTGGATCTATGTTAAGGAACGAAGCAAAAAAATCTGCTAAAAAGTACAGGATGATGGCACTGCTAGCAAACGTGATGACCGCAACAGTACTAACCCCTAATACAATTTTCTTCCGAATACTGAATCTGTACCTTTTAGAGACACTTGTTTCTGCTTCCATTCCCATTCATCCTTTTCTATTTTAAGATTGCCGCAGAAAGTCTTTAACGGCTTTTTTAATCATTTTCGCAGTTTGTTCATAATCCTCATCCGTACCACCGAAGGGATCCTGTATATCATAGCCTTCTCTTCCAGCCGCCTCTTGTAGCGTAGATACATTCTGATAAGGATAACGTTCTTCTACGATTCGTTTATGGGCAGAAGACATCGTTAGTACTTTGTCCGCCCATTGAATGAGTTCATCCGATAAAGGTTGCGACGCGTGATCTAGTTCAATTCCTTCTTTTTCTAAAACCCTTTTAGAACCGCTAGAAATTGCATGTCCATACGCAGCACTTACGCCTGCAGATTTAACATTTACGTGCTCACTTCCATATTTCTTTAAATAAGCTTCAGCTAATGGTGAGCGACACGTATTTCCTGTACAAACAACTAAAACATTTTTCTTCTTTTTCATGGTTCCACTCCTTCACTTTACATCAATGTTTCACTAGTTTAGCACATGTGTACCAGTTGATTCATCAAAGTGGGAGCATGATTTTCAAACCAAATCCAATTAAAATAACCCCGCCTAATAGTTCTC from Shouchella hunanensis includes these protein-coding regions:
- the rpiB gene encoding ribose 5-phosphate isomerase B, encoding MKIAIASDHGGTRLKDELIAVIKDLGFAYEDFGCNCEGSVDYPDYALPVAEKVAAGEFDRGILVCGTGIGMSIAANKVKGIRCALVHDVFSAKATRQHNDTNMISMGERVIGPGLAGEIVRTWLGEAFEGGRHANRIGKILSYEDTHR
- a CDS encoding low molecular weight protein arginine phosphatase, whose translation is MKKKKNVLVVCTGNTCRSPLAEAYLKKYGSEHVNVKSAGVSAAYGHAISSGSKRVLEKEGIELDHASQPLSDELIQWADKVLTMSSAHKRIVEERYPYQNVSTLQEAAGREGYDIQDPFGGTDEDYEQTAKMIKKAVKDFLRQS
- a CDS encoding methyl-accepting chemotaxis protein; translated protein: MEAETSVSKRYRFSIRKKIVLGVSTVAVITFASSAIILYFLADFFASFLNIDPAWLTLLVLLAGVVWSGILGYFLSNIITKPLAQLEQAVTEAAAGVIDQTVELSKSDDELRALGVAYNKMLTNLNGMVREIDRNFVETDERVQQLGIATATSSSQAEQIGFTMGEIASGAENAAQAIQETVFSLETTTEMANEMQEKASLSSKQASEMGQLLETSRVMTTNLVKGIGDLTTKQEHSLDSVHRLEEQAQEVEGITAVVGAIAKQTNLLALNASIEASRAGEHGRGFAVVASEVRKLADESTQAVESINQLITTIQEEVKQVVKNIEEQVDVARIQTEQGEKTTTALLEMESSAKTVTDIIEIISTLSDKQKQSIEASSVKTEEVAAIAEQTSAGAQEVTAMTEEQTVALSEIETLSKDLSNQAKELKTTIEKFTIESNQ